In Alkalihalobacterium alkalinitrilicum, a genomic segment contains:
- a CDS encoding YaaR family protein — translation MDVQRIGRANLNKVEPKNQGPTASVSFSEVMGKQRDEKAYERVHQLMQKIDDQGKVLAETRTVDELRKYKALIKEFMEDAVELGLRLEEKRGFNRRGRTKVYKVVQEVDRKLLDLTNAVLDKQRKGLEILDMVGEIKGLLVNIYA, via the coding sequence ATGGACGTTCAACGAATTGGCAGAGCGAATTTAAATAAAGTCGAGCCCAAAAACCAAGGACCAACCGCTTCTGTTTCATTTTCTGAAGTAATGGGCAAACAGCGGGATGAAAAAGCGTACGAGCGTGTCCATCAATTGATGCAAAAGATTGATGATCAAGGAAAGGTATTAGCTGAAACCCGGACTGTAGATGAACTTCGAAAATACAAGGCACTTATAAAAGAATTTATGGAAGACGCGGTGGAGCTGGGACTGCGTTTAGAGGAGAAACGTGGTTTTAATCGTCGGGGTCGAACGAAAGTATATAAAGTTGTACAAGAGGTTGATCGAAAACTTCTTGATTTAACGAATGCCGTTTTAGATAAGCAAAGAAAAGGGTTAGAAATTTTAGATATGGTTGGAGAAATTAAAGGGTTACTTGTTAATATCTATGCATAA